One part of the Vicia villosa cultivar HV-30 ecotype Madison, WI linkage group LG6, Vvil1.0, whole genome shotgun sequence genome encodes these proteins:
- the LOC131613642 gene encoding uncharacterized protein LOC131613642, translating to MGLEEAIDLQIKILDVYGDSALVINQIKGEWETHHLGLIPYRDYAQRLLTFFNKVEFHHIPREENKMEDALATMASMYQVMFPNEYPQITIMRLDRPAHVFAVEVITDDKSWFHDIKIFLQKQEYPPGASSKDRRTLRRLSGNFSLTGNMLYKRNFDMVLLRCVDRHEANLLMQEIHEGSFGTHANGHAMTRKILR from the coding sequence atgggactaGAAGAAGCCATTGATCTTCAAATCAAGATTCTGGATGTGTATGGAGATTCTGCTCTAgttattaatcaaatcaaaggagaatgggaaacccaTCACCTTGGAttaattccttacagagattatgcccaAAGACTGCTGaccttcttcaacaaagttgagttCCATCACATACCTCGTGAGGAAAATAAAATGGAAGATGCATTGGCTACTATGGCTTCCATGTATCAAGTGATGTTTCCAAATGAATATCCTCAAATTACaatcatgcgcctggataggccggcCCATGTTTTTGCTGTTGAAGTTATCACAGATGACAAGTCGTGGTTTCATGACATCAAAATCTTCTTGCAAAAACAAGAGTACCCACCTGGGGCATCTAGCAAAGACAGAAGAACTTTGAGAAGATTGTCTGGTAATTTCTCCCTAACTGGAAATATGCTCTATAAGAGAAACTTTGATATGgtattgctcagatgcgtggatagacacgaagcaaacCTGTTGATgcaagaaattcatgaaggatcttttggcactcatgccaatggacatgcaATGACAAGAAAGATATTAAGATAA